A genome region from Baekduia alba includes the following:
- a CDS encoding diguanylate cyclase domain-containing protein, which yields MGVAILYAAAVRLAWALPVRSGLIAVWPAAGIALGLLLRGGKRLWPGVLLGAFAAKLGHSGLISAVGGAVAPTVEVLLCVALIDRFIRPLMARPALGRFAGIGVLFVGATASGLIGQTALTLADQRYGPFAESVARWALGDVAGMLLFAPLIAAVGREPLPHLRPLRILEDAVVATGLVVACLLIFRTEYGQIWLLIPIGVWLVLRGSKLTVALGSIGLTVVGVYETSAGNGPLAIGGTHDILVAQGFAVLMSTCLYLLSALTDDRRRMLAEHQRLSEEAAALHRVASTVARGAKLVEVAELAGAEVASLLGMDVGAVVAFEDRSDMVRSIGHGTAPGVVPPHLPPFVPIAPGSAIDRLRATGRPERFDERGLAVPSMPPYRQRIAAPIVVEARLWGAMSVSTPRTDDLACDIEDRLGRFAELIGMAIANADAQARLVAQATTDQLTGLVNHRAFHERLREEAAVAHRHGTPLALAVFDLDRFKQVNDTLGHVGGDAVLAETARRMSSAARAGELVARIGGDELALLMPGVEGEDAHAAAERIRRAVAALPFADAGAMTLSAGVCDLTQADDPEELLRLADGALYWAKAHGRDACIRYSPHVVEELSAAERADRLEHARALAALGALARAIDAKDPATIRHSERVAALACELATESGWCAADVARLHDAAVVHDVGKIGVPDAVLSKPSRLTGAEYEIIKRHADLGARIVAEMLDGEQVAWVRGHHERHDGRGYPDGLGGDAIADGARLMALADAWDAMTGARVYSAPMTLGAALDEVRRNDGAQFHPDAVAALERVHARGALGVLTGDATTPAAV from the coding sequence GTGGGGGTCGCGATCCTGTACGCCGCCGCCGTCCGGCTGGCCTGGGCGCTGCCGGTCCGGTCGGGCCTGATCGCGGTCTGGCCGGCCGCGGGCATCGCGCTCGGCCTGCTGCTGCGCGGCGGCAAGCGGCTGTGGCCCGGCGTCCTGCTCGGCGCGTTCGCCGCCAAGCTCGGTCACAGCGGCCTGATCTCGGCGGTCGGCGGCGCGGTCGCGCCCACGGTCGAGGTCCTGCTGTGCGTCGCGCTCATCGACCGGTTCATCCGCCCGCTGATGGCGCGCCCCGCACTCGGGCGCTTCGCCGGGATCGGCGTCCTGTTCGTCGGCGCCACGGCCAGCGGCCTGATCGGCCAGACCGCGCTGACGCTCGCCGACCAGCGCTACGGCCCGTTCGCCGAGTCGGTCGCGCGCTGGGCGCTGGGCGACGTCGCCGGCATGCTGCTCTTCGCCCCGCTGATCGCCGCGGTCGGCCGCGAGCCGCTGCCGCACCTGCGCCCGCTGCGGATCCTCGAGGACGCCGTCGTCGCGACGGGCCTGGTCGTCGCGTGCCTGCTCATCTTCCGCACCGAGTACGGCCAGATCTGGCTGCTGATCCCGATCGGCGTGTGGCTCGTCCTGCGCGGCAGCAAGCTGACCGTCGCGCTCGGCTCGATCGGCCTCACGGTCGTCGGGGTCTACGAGACGTCGGCCGGCAACGGCCCGCTGGCGATCGGCGGGACGCACGACATCCTCGTCGCCCAGGGCTTCGCCGTCCTGATGTCGACCTGCCTGTACCTGCTCTCCGCGCTGACCGACGACCGCCGCCGGATGCTCGCCGAGCACCAGCGCCTGTCCGAGGAGGCCGCCGCGCTGCACCGCGTCGCCTCGACGGTCGCCCGCGGCGCCAAGCTGGTCGAGGTCGCCGAGCTGGCCGGCGCCGAGGTCGCGTCCCTGCTGGGCATGGACGTCGGCGCCGTCGTCGCGTTCGAGGACCGCTCGGACATGGTGCGCTCCATCGGCCACGGCACCGCGCCCGGCGTCGTCCCGCCGCATCTGCCGCCGTTCGTCCCGATCGCGCCCGGCAGCGCGATCGACCGCCTCCGCGCCACCGGCCGGCCGGAGCGCTTCGACGAGCGCGGACTGGCCGTCCCGAGCATGCCGCCCTACCGGCAGCGGATCGCCGCGCCGATCGTCGTCGAGGCCCGCCTGTGGGGCGCGATGAGCGTCAGCACGCCGCGGACCGACGACCTGGCGTGCGACATCGAGGACCGCCTCGGGCGCTTCGCCGAGCTGATCGGCATGGCGATCGCCAACGCCGACGCCCAGGCGCGGCTCGTCGCCCAGGCCACGACCGACCAGCTCACCGGCCTCGTCAACCACCGCGCCTTCCACGAGCGCCTGCGCGAGGAGGCCGCGGTCGCGCATCGCCACGGCACGCCGCTCGCGCTGGCCGTCTTCGACCTCGACCGCTTCAAGCAGGTCAACGACACGCTCGGCCACGTCGGCGGCGACGCTGTCCTGGCCGAGACCGCGCGCCGGATGTCCTCCGCCGCGCGCGCGGGCGAGCTGGTCGCGCGCATCGGCGGCGACGAGCTGGCGCTGCTGATGCCCGGCGTCGAGGGCGAGGACGCCCATGCGGCGGCCGAGCGCATCCGCCGCGCGGTGGCCGCGCTGCCGTTCGCCGACGCGGGCGCGATGACGTTGAGCGCGGGCGTCTGCGACCTCACGCAGGCCGACGACCCCGAAGAGCTGCTGCGGCTGGCCGACGGCGCGCTGTACTGGGCCAAGGCCCACGGACGCGACGCGTGCATCCGCTACTCGCCGCACGTCGTCGAGGAGCTGAGCGCCGCCGAGCGCGCCGACCGCCTCGAGCACGCCCGTGCGCTCGCCGCCCTGGGAGCGTTGGCCCGCGCGATCGACGCCAAGGACCCGGCGACGATCCGCCACTCCGAGCGCGTGGCCGCGCTCGCCTGCGAGCTGGCGACCGAGTCGGGCTGGTGCGCCGCCGACGTCGCGCGGCTGCACGACGCGGCCGTCGTCCACGACGTCGGCAAGATCGGCGTGCCGGACGCCGTGCTGAGCAAGCCCTCGCGGTTGACCGGCGCCGAGTACGAGATCATCAAGCGCCACGCCGACCTCGGCGCCCGCATCGTCGCCGAGATGCTCGACGGCGAGCAGGTCGCGTGGGTGCGCGGCCACCACGAGCGCCACGACGGACGCGGCTACCCGGACGGCCTCGGCGGCGACGCGATCGCCGACGGCGCCCGCCTCATGGCCCTGGCCGACGCGTGGGACGCGATGACCGGCGCCCGCGTCTACAGCGCGCCGATGACGCTCGGCGCCGCGCTCGACGAGGTCCGCCGCAACGACGGCGCGCAGTTCCACCCCGACGCGGTCGCCGCGCTGGAGCGCGTGCACGCGCGCGGCGCGCTGGGCGTGCTCACGGGCGACGCGACGACGCCGGCCGCGGTCTGA
- a CDS encoding alkaline phosphatase family protein, producing the protein MIQSFSELPGLIARELERRRQVVVVLLDAFGWAFVHRHERHPLLRRFAADGTLAPVASQFPSTTTAHVTTMHTGLPVEAHGLYEWRVWEPAVGAVIVPLLVGAEPGFDARAALLPEGPSFYQRLAVRCGASSTVYSPDRFSPSGFDAIAIRGARLVPYSDLSSITLDPSPDKSYTYIYWDMIDAIGHQHGPSSPQFDDACLRALDALYGLFFGPSAPTHADTLLILTADHGQIDVSPDRVDLLTIDGAVRAGSARDLFLHVPDDRVDATIESINATLGDRGTAVRSTSLFPTAGPRLARRLAPICILPAPGRMTWLSSHANDLQLSFRGHHGGRTPEESTTFLGTFELG; encoded by the coding sequence GTGATCCAGAGCTTCTCCGAGCTGCCCGGGCTGATCGCCCGGGAGCTGGAGAGGCGTCGGCAGGTCGTGGTGGTCCTGCTCGACGCCTTCGGGTGGGCGTTCGTGCACAGGCACGAGCGCCATCCGTTGCTGCGCCGGTTCGCCGCCGACGGGACGCTCGCGCCGGTGGCGTCGCAGTTCCCGTCGACGACGACCGCGCACGTGACGACGATGCACACCGGGCTGCCGGTCGAGGCGCACGGGCTGTACGAGTGGCGCGTGTGGGAGCCGGCGGTCGGCGCGGTGATCGTCCCGCTGCTGGTCGGCGCGGAGCCGGGCTTCGACGCGCGCGCCGCGCTGCTGCCCGAGGGGCCGTCGTTCTACCAGCGGCTGGCCGTGCGGTGCGGCGCGTCGTCGACGGTCTACTCGCCCGACCGCTTCTCGCCCTCCGGGTTCGACGCGATCGCGATCCGCGGCGCGCGGCTGGTGCCCTACTCCGACCTGTCGTCGATCACGCTGGACCCGTCGCCGGACAAGTCATACACCTACATCTACTGGGACATGATCGACGCGATCGGCCACCAGCACGGCCCGTCGAGCCCGCAGTTCGACGACGCCTGCCTCCGCGCCCTGGACGCCCTCTACGGCCTCTTCTTCGGCCCTTCGGCGCCCACGCACGCCGACACGCTGCTGATCCTCACCGCCGACCACGGCCAGATCGACGTGTCGCCGGACCGCGTCGACCTGCTGACGATCGACGGAGCCGTCCGCGCCGGCTCCGCCCGCGACCTCTTCCTCCACGTCCCCGACGACCGGGTCGACGCGACGATCGAGTCCATCAACGCGACCCTCGGCGACCGCGGGACGGCGGTGCGCAGCACCTCGCTCTTCCCCACCGCCGGCCCTCGCCTCGCTCGCCGCCTGGCACCGATCTGCATCCTCCCCGCTCCGGGCCGCATGACCTGGCTCTCCTCCCACGCCAACGACCTTCAGCTGTCCTTCCGCGGCCACCACGGCGGCCGGACGCCGGAGGAGTCGACGACGTTCCTCGGCACCTTCGAGCTGGGCTGA
- a CDS encoding EamA family transporter — MPTATAQGLPGLDRIPPIALVLSGVTSIQFGAAVAATLFDDLGPAGTSVLRLTWAAVILMALVRPRVRGRSARDLRLVALFGLTLGGMNVFFYEALDRIPLGVAVTIEFAGPLGVAVAMSRRRLDLVWAALAAVGIVLLSNPFGAGLDTVGLVLTLAAAACWAAYILIAQRATTAYEGSEGLALAMVVAALVPLVPGVAEAGTTLLEPQWLALGACVALASSVIPYSLETEALRRLPANVFGVLMSMEPAVAVLAGFVILGQSLDARELVAMALVVVASVGSSRTAPASAEA, encoded by the coding sequence GTGCCGACGGCGACCGCGCAGGGGCTTCCCGGGCTCGATCGGATTCCCCCGATCGCCCTGGTGCTGTCCGGGGTCACGTCGATCCAGTTCGGCGCCGCCGTCGCCGCGACGCTGTTCGACGACCTCGGCCCGGCCGGCACGTCGGTGCTGCGGCTGACGTGGGCCGCGGTCATCCTGATGGCGCTCGTCCGGCCGCGGGTGCGGGGGCGGTCGGCGCGCGACCTGCGCCTCGTCGCGCTGTTCGGCCTGACGCTCGGCGGGATGAACGTGTTCTTCTACGAGGCGCTGGACCGGATCCCGCTCGGCGTCGCGGTGACGATCGAGTTCGCCGGACCGCTCGGCGTCGCGGTCGCGATGTCGCGCCGCCGGCTCGACCTCGTCTGGGCCGCGCTGGCCGCCGTCGGGATCGTGCTGCTGTCCAACCCGTTCGGCGCCGGGCTCGACACGGTGGGGTTGGTCCTGACCCTCGCCGCGGCGGCGTGTTGGGCGGCCTACATCCTGATCGCGCAGCGCGCGACGACGGCCTACGAGGGCAGCGAAGGGCTCGCGCTGGCCATGGTCGTCGCGGCGCTCGTCCCGCTGGTCCCGGGCGTCGCCGAGGCCGGGACGACGCTCCTGGAGCCACAGTGGCTGGCGCTCGGCGCGTGCGTGGCGCTGGCGTCCTCGGTCATCCCCTACAGCTTGGAGACCGAGGCGCTGCGCCGCCTGCCGGCCAACGTCTTCGGCGTGCTGATGAGCATGGAGCCGGCGGTCGCCGTGCTGGCGGGCTTCGTGATCCTCGGCCAGTCGCTCGACGCCCGCGAGCTGGTCGCGATGGCGCTCGTCGTCGTGGCGTCCGTGGGCTCCTCGCGGACCGCACCCGCGTCCGCCGAGGCCTGA
- a CDS encoding universal stress protein codes for MLETATMTTNIVVPADGSPAAEAAAWYAGAVAEARHGTVNVVAAWEPPGARAQELARTLGRRAEVDAVLADVQGALSAAGLTVNGHVRRCGLVAALCAVASEHDAELIVVPAGWTSLARELRWRASCRVDMLVVDSGRHPGFRPFPVAVAR; via the coding sequence ATGCTGGAGACCGCCACCATGACCACGAACATCGTCGTACCCGCCGACGGCTCGCCCGCCGCCGAGGCAGCAGCCTGGTACGCCGGCGCCGTGGCCGAGGCGCGTCACGGCACCGTCAACGTCGTGGCGGCATGGGAGCCGCCGGGCGCCCGCGCACAGGAGCTGGCAAGGACGCTGGGCCGTCGAGCCGAAGTCGATGCAGTCTTGGCTGACGTCCAAGGCGCACTGAGCGCCGCGGGCCTGACGGTGAACGGCCATGTCCGCCGGTGCGGCCTGGTCGCGGCCCTGTGCGCGGTCGCCAGCGAGCACGACGCCGAGCTGATCGTCGTCCCCGCCGGCTGGACCTCCCTGGCCCGCGAGCTGCGCTGGCGCGCCAGCTGCCGCGTCGACATGCTCGTCGTCGACTCCGGCCGCCACCCGGGCTTCCGCCCCTTCCCGGTCGCGGTCGCCCGCTAG
- a CDS encoding MerR family transcriptional regulator yields the protein MAVSMTISEAAEASGLTAHTLRYYERAGLLEPIGREAGGRRRYDDADLARIAFLTKLRSTGMPIRQVRVYAELLRAGEGNERERLALLEAHRDTVRERLAEMERHLELIDYKIDIYREKI from the coding sequence ATGGCCGTCTCGATGACCATCTCCGAAGCCGCGGAGGCCTCCGGTCTCACCGCGCACACGCTGCGCTACTACGAGCGCGCCGGCTTGCTCGAGCCGATCGGGCGCGAGGCCGGCGGGCGCCGCCGCTACGACGACGCCGACCTGGCGCGCATCGCGTTCCTGACCAAGCTGCGCTCGACCGGCATGCCGATCCGCCAGGTCCGCGTGTACGCGGAGCTGCTGCGCGCCGGCGAGGGCAACGAGCGCGAGCGGCTGGCGCTGCTGGAGGCCCACCGCGACACGGTGCGCGAACGGCTCGCCGAGATGGAGCGCCATCTCGAGCTCATCGACTACAAGATCGACATCTACCGGGAGAAGATCTAG
- the pgsA gene encoding CDP-diacylglycerol--glycerol-3-phosphate 3-phosphatidyltransferase, which translates to MLPLNLPNVLTVVRILLVPVLVVALLGETGNDLLAAIVFAAASVTDALDGYLARSRNSITSFGKLMDPIADKLLVIAALFALVSLDRLQAWIAMVIVTRELAVTVTRMAATAQGVIIPAAGWGKIKTMVQVAAIFFLIAFDPTPLWVDLLVYAAVAVTVISGIDYFFGLRRMLREADERRRAAAAVAAAEAAPQDPSPLRPRPASSRRP; encoded by the coding sequence GTGCTCCCGCTGAACCTCCCCAACGTCCTGACCGTCGTCCGGATCCTGCTGGTCCCGGTGCTGGTCGTCGCGCTGCTGGGCGAGACCGGCAACGACCTGCTGGCGGCGATCGTCTTCGCGGCCGCGTCGGTCACCGACGCGCTGGACGGCTACCTCGCCCGGTCGCGCAACTCCATCACCTCGTTCGGCAAGCTGATGGACCCGATCGCCGACAAGCTGCTGGTCATCGCCGCGCTGTTCGCGCTCGTCTCGCTCGATCGGCTGCAGGCGTGGATCGCGATGGTCATCGTCACGCGCGAGCTGGCGGTCACCGTGACGCGCATGGCCGCCACCGCCCAGGGCGTGATCATCCCGGCGGCGGGCTGGGGCAAGATCAAGACGATGGTGCAGGTCGCGGCGATCTTCTTCCTGATCGCCTTCGACCCGACGCCGCTGTGGGTCGACCTGCTGGTCTACGCGGCCGTCGCGGTCACGGTCATCTCGGGCATCGACTACTTCTTCGGCCTGCGCCGGATGCTGCGCGAGGCCGACGAGCGCCGCCGCGCCGCCGCCGCGGTCGCGGCCGCCGAGGCCGCCCCGCAGGACCCGTCGCCGCTCAGACCGCGGCCGGCGTCGTCGCGTCGCCCGTGA
- a CDS encoding dihydrofolate reductase family protein — translation MPGRLIASNLCSVDGYTIDADGSFAWAAPDPDVHAHVNEVERPIGTYLYGRRMYETLKVWQTMAGETPEVRDYADIWRAADKVVYSTTLAEAETPRTRIERTFDPDAVRALKAAAGRDLSIGGPTLAAHAFRAGLVDEVQLFLIPIAVGGGTPALPAGVRVGLRLEEERRFAGGTVLLRYAVGAAA, via the coding sequence ATGCCCGGTCGCCTCATCGCCTCCAACCTCTGCTCGGTCGACGGCTACACGATCGACGCCGACGGGTCGTTCGCCTGGGCCGCGCCCGACCCGGACGTCCACGCCCACGTCAACGAGGTCGAGCGCCCGATCGGCACCTACCTCTACGGCCGCCGGATGTACGAGACGCTCAAGGTCTGGCAGACGATGGCGGGCGAGACGCCGGAAGTCCGCGACTACGCCGACATCTGGCGCGCCGCCGACAAGGTGGTGTACTCGACCACGCTGGCCGAGGCCGAGACGCCGCGGACCCGGATCGAGCGGACCTTCGACCCGGACGCGGTCCGGGCGCTGAAGGCCGCGGCCGGCCGCGACCTCTCGATCGGTGGCCCGACGCTCGCCGCCCACGCGTTCCGCGCCGGGCTGGTCGACGAGGTCCAGCTGTTCCTGATCCCGATCGCCGTCGGCGGCGGGACGCCGGCGCTGCCCGCCGGCGTCCGCGTTGGCCTACGCCTTGAAGAGGAGCGGCGCTTCGCCGGCGGCACCGTGCTCCTGCGCTACGCGGTCGGCGCCGCGGCCTAG
- a CDS encoding NAD(P)-binding protein, giving the protein MSERRRVAVLGGGAGSLAAAFELTATPELRDKYDVTVYQLGWRLGGKGASGRRDVGGGQRIEEHGLHVWFGFYENAFDVIRRVYEALDRPEGAPLRTWRDAFHPTDEVVLCDDTEDDRWIPRHFHFPSNDGTPGIPTESPSLHRLMHDAIHTLRLVEPPVHASLQLRALDKFFDGFLLAMEKFLGGDDGESELADLFEGFLKFAKPFLHIGADPDDAEEPLICRFLRVLTAIIWKITDGDRYAMTFDVTATVFRGILVDDLDDEDKGGFGQVNDEEFMAWMARHGAHPETLAESPILRAFYQLCFGYEDGDRARPCIAAGKALQAMLRMCLGYRGAIMWKMQAGMGDAIFAPMYEALRARGVRFEFFTQVTNVGVSEDGQLVDRIGLRRQARLAGDGEYQPLLPDPGGLLSWPAAPLYDQLEGGVDVYRDVLFEACQSGPDARDEELKVGEDFDDVVLGMSVASLPPVTQELAAKDPRFQQMLDHAMTVATQALQVWMTKTPEQLGPENPAGMVSGAYLKPLDTLCDMSHLLPREGWPAQDGVVSIGYLCGTMEQPPDDTQDEADQRAFAAGVEHLKTKALVLWPGAEQAGTDGEFDWDLLFDPTNNTGEDRVRAQYWRANIFGSERYVLTPPGSIQYRLRPDEAAPANLALAGDWTRNGICGGSVEAAVTSGKLAAKALSGHPAVVPGTEGWLESD; this is encoded by the coding sequence ATGAGCGAACGGAGGCGCGTGGCGGTCCTCGGTGGTGGAGCGGGCAGCCTGGCGGCCGCCTTCGAGCTCACCGCGACGCCGGAGCTGCGCGACAAGTACGACGTGACCGTCTACCAGCTCGGCTGGCGCCTGGGCGGCAAGGGCGCGAGCGGCCGCCGGGACGTCGGCGGCGGCCAGCGCATCGAGGAGCACGGCCTCCACGTCTGGTTCGGCTTCTACGAGAACGCCTTCGACGTCATCCGCCGCGTCTACGAGGCCCTCGACCGCCCCGAGGGCGCGCCCCTCAGAACCTGGCGCGACGCGTTCCACCCCACCGACGAGGTCGTCCTCTGCGACGACACCGAGGACGACCGCTGGATCCCGCGCCACTTCCACTTCCCGTCCAACGACGGGACGCCGGGCATCCCGACCGAGTCGCCGTCGCTGCACCGCCTGATGCACGACGCGATCCACACGCTGCGCCTCGTCGAGCCGCCGGTCCACGCGTCGCTCCAGCTCCGCGCGCTGGACAAGTTCTTCGACGGCTTCCTGCTCGCGATGGAGAAGTTCCTCGGCGGCGACGACGGCGAGTCCGAGCTCGCCGACCTGTTCGAGGGCTTCCTCAAGTTCGCCAAGCCCTTCCTCCACATCGGCGCCGACCCGGACGACGCCGAGGAGCCGCTGATCTGCCGGTTCCTGCGCGTCCTGACCGCGATCATCTGGAAGATCACCGACGGCGACCGCTACGCGATGACCTTCGACGTCACCGCCACCGTCTTCCGCGGCATCCTGGTGGACGACCTCGACGACGAGGACAAGGGCGGCTTCGGCCAGGTCAACGACGAGGAGTTCATGGCCTGGATGGCGCGCCACGGCGCGCACCCCGAGACGCTCGCCGAGTCCCCGATCCTGCGCGCCTTCTACCAGCTGTGCTTCGGCTACGAGGACGGCGACCGCGCCCGGCCGTGCATCGCCGCCGGCAAGGCGCTGCAGGCGATGCTGCGCATGTGCCTCGGCTACCGCGGCGCGATCATGTGGAAGATGCAGGCCGGGATGGGCGACGCGATCTTCGCCCCGATGTACGAGGCCCTGCGCGCCCGCGGCGTGCGCTTCGAGTTCTTCACGCAGGTGACGAACGTCGGCGTCTCCGAGGACGGCCAGCTGGTCGACCGGATCGGCCTGCGCCGCCAGGCCCGGCTCGCCGGCGACGGCGAGTACCAGCCGCTGCTGCCCGACCCCGGCGGCCTGCTCTCATGGCCCGCCGCGCCGCTGTACGACCAGCTCGAGGGTGGCGTCGACGTCTACCGCGACGTCCTCTTCGAGGCCTGCCAGTCCGGCCCCGACGCCCGCGACGAGGAGCTGAAGGTCGGCGAGGACTTCGACGACGTCGTCCTCGGGATGTCGGTCGCCTCGCTGCCGCCGGTCACCCAGGAGCTCGCCGCCAAGGACCCCAGGTTCCAGCAGATGCTCGACCACGCGATGACCGTCGCGACCCAGGCGCTGCAGGTCTGGATGACCAAGACGCCCGAGCAGCTCGGCCCCGAGAACCCGGCCGGCATGGTCTCCGGCGCCTACCTGAAGCCCTTGGACACGTTGTGCGACATGTCGCACCTGCTGCCCCGCGAGGGCTGGCCGGCGCAGGACGGCGTCGTCTCGATCGGCTACCTCTGCGGCACGATGGAGCAGCCGCCCGACGACACCCAGGACGAGGCCGACCAGCGCGCGTTCGCCGCCGGCGTCGAGCATCTCAAGACCAAGGCGTTGGTGTTGTGGCCGGGCGCCGAGCAGGCCGGGACCGACGGCGAGTTCGACTGGGACCTGCTGTTCGACCCCACCAACAACACCGGCGAGGACCGCGTGCGCGCGCAGTACTGGCGCGCCAACATCTTTGGCAGCGAGCGCTACGTCCTCACGCCTCCCGGCTCGATCCAGTACCGGCTGCGGCCCGACGAGGCGGCGCCGGCCAACCTCGCGCTCGCCGGCGACTGGACGCGCAACGGCATCTGCGGCGGCAGCGTCGAGGCGGCCGTGACGTCCGGCAAGCTCGCGGCCAAGGCGCTGTCCGGCCACCCGGCCGTCGTGCCGGGCACCGAGGGCTGGCTCGAATCCGATTGA
- a CDS encoding aldo/keto reductase, with protein MKNRTLGELTVSEIGLGCMGMSAFYTGAGDDQESIATVHRALELGVTLLDTSDMYGPHTNEELIGRAIAGRRDRVVLATKFGIMLDPDDPQKRGVNGRPEYVKACVEDSLKRLGVDHIDLYYQHRVDPDTPIEETVGAMAELVAAGKVRALGLSEAGPETLRRAHAVHPIAAVQTEYSLWSRDVEDDVLPTLRELGIALVAYSPLGRGFLTGAYRSIDDFDEDDYRRHNPRFQGDNFQKNLDLVGKITELAEAKGVTPAQLGLAWVLAQGEDVVPIPGTKRRERLEENVGAVDVVLTEAELAEISTALPEPAGKRYAPHMMATLSK; from the coding sequence ATGAAGAACCGCACGCTTGGCGAGCTGACCGTGAGCGAGATCGGGCTCGGCTGCATGGGGATGAGCGCGTTCTACACGGGCGCGGGCGACGACCAGGAGTCGATCGCGACGGTCCACCGCGCGCTCGAGCTCGGCGTCACGCTGCTCGACACGAGCGACATGTACGGGCCGCACACCAACGAGGAGCTGATCGGCCGCGCGATCGCCGGCCGGCGCGACCGCGTGGTGCTCGCGACGAAGTTCGGCATCATGCTGGACCCCGACGACCCGCAGAAGCGCGGGGTCAACGGCCGGCCCGAGTACGTCAAGGCGTGTGTCGAGGACTCGCTGAAGCGCCTCGGCGTCGACCACATCGACCTGTACTACCAGCACCGCGTCGACCCGGACACGCCGATCGAGGAGACCGTCGGCGCGATGGCCGAGCTGGTCGCCGCGGGCAAGGTCCGCGCCTTGGGGCTGAGCGAGGCGGGGCCGGAGACGCTCCGGCGCGCGCACGCCGTGCACCCGATCGCCGCGGTCCAGACCGAGTACTCGCTGTGGTCGCGCGACGTGGAGGACGACGTGCTGCCGACGCTGCGCGAGCTCGGGATCGCGCTGGTGGCCTACTCGCCGCTGGGACGCGGGTTCCTGACCGGCGCCTACCGGTCGATCGACGACTTCGACGAAGACGACTACCGCCGCCACAACCCGCGCTTCCAGGGCGACAACTTCCAGAAGAACCTGGACCTGGTGGGCAAGATCACCGAGCTCGCCGAGGCCAAGGGCGTGACGCCGGCGCAGCTCGGGCTGGCGTGGGTCCTGGCCCAGGGCGAGGACGTCGTCCCGATCCCGGGCACGAAGCGGCGCGAGCGGCTGGAGGAGAACGTGGGCGCGGTCGACGTCGTGCTGACCGAAGCGGAGCTGGCCGAGATCTCGACCGCGTTGCCCGAGCCCGCCGGCAAGCGCTACGCGCCGCACATGATGGCGACGCTGAGCAAGTAG